A window of the Rhizobium brockwellii genome harbors these coding sequences:
- a CDS encoding amidohydrolase family protein, translating into MSAADIEAPLCLPHRPLTRLPRAALPQGTVDTHFHVFRAGARLNTPRSYTPDIATISDWIEFSGSLGIARGVLVQPSVYGLDNRVLLEGLAAYPDRLRGIVVIDPETAETEIERLDRLGVRGVRINTRNKGGLPLAAARTLAESIAPLGWSLQLQINPEQLPDIAAALSGIRLPIVIDHLGFIPLATETRSRHVDGLRRLMDAADTYVKVTAPYRLTKDMNDQGFAEVGRALAATHAERLLWGSDWPHTELWDGMPDDSELVETMQAAIDDPAVAEKIFVRNAEALFFGR; encoded by the coding sequence ATGAGCGCCGCTGATATCGAGGCACCGCTTTGCCTGCCCCACCGGCCGCTGACGCGGCTGCCTCGGGCGGCACTGCCGCAAGGCACGGTCGATACGCATTTCCACGTCTTTCGCGCTGGCGCTCGGCTCAATACCCCACGTAGCTACACGCCTGACATTGCGACGATTTCCGACTGGATCGAATTCTCCGGCAGCCTTGGCATCGCCAGAGGCGTTTTGGTGCAGCCAAGCGTCTATGGCCTCGACAACAGGGTGCTGCTGGAGGGACTGGCCGCCTATCCAGATCGTCTGCGCGGCATCGTCGTCATCGATCCCGAAACCGCGGAGACCGAAATCGAGCGGCTCGACCGGCTCGGCGTGCGCGGCGTGCGGATCAACACGCGCAACAAGGGCGGCCTCCCGCTCGCCGCCGCCAGGACATTGGCGGAAAGCATAGCCCCTCTCGGCTGGTCGCTGCAATTGCAGATCAATCCCGAACAACTTCCCGATATCGCGGCAGCCCTGTCCGGCATTCGCCTGCCCATCGTCATCGATCATCTCGGCTTCATTCCGCTTGCCACGGAGACGAGATCACGGCATGTCGATGGGCTGAGAAGGCTGATGGACGCGGCTGATACCTATGTCAAAGTCACCGCACCCTACCGCTTGACGAAGGACATGAACGACCAAGGTTTCGCCGAAGTCGGCCGCGCCCTCGCCGCCACCCACGCAGAAAGGCTGCTCTGGGGCAGCGACTGGCCGCATACCGAATTGTGGGACGGCATGCCCGATGACTCTGAGCTGGTAGAGACCATGCAGGCCGCCATCGACGACCCCGCGGTTGCAGAAAAGATTTTTGTTCGAAATGCCGAAGCGCTGTTCTTCGGCCGCTGA
- a CDS encoding GNAT family N-acetyltransferase yields MARRDSMTAFGQIAEAIALVSQGKPGHIVDTLIAERGQRIVKNPLWPLMRPFLYTLLRYNKALEFANAVAKMPGFQSFEYLSDVLRLDIGITNGERIPASGGFILVSNHPTGIADGVAVFDLLKTRRPDMMFFANRDAIRVNPRFAEMIIPVEWREEHKSKLKARETLQLTNHAVKEGKATVLFPSGRIAYWANGRLNERPWKTSAVGLARKYNLPILPVHITARNSGLFYWLAKWSTELRDMTVFHELLNKRGDRFDFVIGNLIPAEQLDGDLNEVTKALEKHTVHDMARDGDASFAPVGLPAAPTRREIPVPAI; encoded by the coding sequence ATGGCACGGCGCGATTCCATGACGGCTTTCGGACAGATCGCGGAAGCGATCGCTCTCGTTTCACAGGGAAAGCCCGGTCATATCGTCGATACGCTGATTGCCGAACGCGGCCAGAGGATCGTGAAAAATCCGCTCTGGCCGCTCATGCGGCCGTTCCTCTACACGCTGCTGCGCTACAACAAGGCGCTCGAATTCGCCAATGCGGTCGCCAAAATGCCGGGCTTCCAGTCGTTCGAATATCTGAGCGATGTGCTGAGGCTCGACATCGGCATCACCAATGGCGAGCGCATTCCAGCCTCGGGCGGCTTCATCCTCGTCAGCAACCATCCGACCGGCATCGCCGACGGCGTTGCCGTGTTCGATCTTTTGAAAACGCGACGGCCGGACATGATGTTCTTCGCCAATCGCGATGCCATCCGCGTCAATCCGCGCTTTGCCGAGATGATCATTCCCGTCGAATGGCGGGAGGAGCATAAGAGCAAGCTGAAGGCGCGTGAAACGCTGCAGCTGACCAACCATGCGGTGAAGGAAGGCAAGGCGACAGTGCTCTTTCCCTCAGGCCGCATCGCCTATTGGGCGAACGGCCGTCTGAACGAACGGCCATGGAAGACCTCGGCCGTCGGGCTGGCGCGCAAATACAATCTGCCGATCCTTCCCGTCCATATTACGGCGCGCAATTCGGGGCTGTTCTACTGGCTGGCGAAATGGTCGACGGAGCTTCGCGACATGACTGTGTTCCACGAACTGCTGAACAAACGCGGCGACCGCTTCGATTTCGTCATCGGCAATCTCATTCCGGCCGAACAGCTGGACGGCGACCTCAATGAGGTGACCAAGGCGCTGGAGAAACATACCGTGCACGACATGGCTAGAGATGGTGACGCGAGTTTCGCGCCGGTCGGCCTGCCGGCTGCGCCGACGCGCCGCGAGATACCGGTTCCTGCAATCTAA
- the lpdA gene encoding dihydrolipoyl dehydrogenase, with protein sequence MSYDVIIIGTGPGGYVCAVKAAQLGLKVAVVEKRATYGGTCLNVGCIPSKALLHASEMFHQAGHGMSALGIDVPAPTLNLGNMMAHKDATVKSNVDGVAFLFKKNKIDTFQGTGKIVSAGKVSVTADDGKVQEIEGKNIVIATGSDVAGIPGVQVEIDEKTIISSTGGIALEKVPETLIVVGGGVIGLELGSVWSRLGAKVTVVEYLDTILGGMDGEVSKQFQRMLAKQGIDFNLSAKVTGVEKGDKGAKVTFEPVKGGDKVTLDAEVVLIATGRKPYTAGLGLEEAGVTLDNRGRVEIDGHFKTNIAGIYAIGDVVKGPMLAHKAEDEGVALAEILAGQHGHVNYEVIPSVVYTQPEIASVGKTEEELKAAGVAYKVGKFPFTANGRARAMLATDGFVKILADKETDRVLGGHIVGFGAGEMIHEIAVLMEFGGSSEDLGRTCHAHPTMSEAVKEAALATFFKPIHM encoded by the coding sequence ATGTCCTACGATGTGATCATTATCGGAACTGGTCCGGGCGGCTATGTGTGCGCCGTCAAGGCGGCCCAGCTTGGCCTCAAGGTCGCCGTCGTCGAAAAGCGGGCGACCTATGGCGGCACCTGCCTGAACGTCGGCTGCATTCCATCGAAGGCGCTGCTGCATGCCTCCGAAATGTTCCATCAGGCCGGCCACGGGATGAGCGCGCTCGGTATCGACGTGCCGGCGCCGACGCTCAATCTCGGCAATATGATGGCCCACAAGGATGCGACGGTGAAGTCGAATGTCGACGGCGTCGCCTTCCTCTTCAAGAAGAACAAGATCGATACCTTCCAGGGCACCGGCAAGATCGTCTCGGCCGGCAAGGTTTCCGTCACCGCAGATGACGGCAAGGTGCAGGAGATCGAAGGCAAGAACATCGTCATCGCCACCGGCTCCGACGTCGCCGGCATTCCCGGCGTGCAGGTCGAGATCGACGAAAAGACCATCATCTCCTCCACCGGCGGCATCGCACTGGAGAAGGTGCCGGAAACGCTGATCGTCGTCGGCGGTGGCGTCATCGGCCTCGAACTCGGTTCCGTCTGGTCGCGCCTCGGCGCCAAGGTCACCGTCGTCGAATATCTCGACACCATCCTTGGCGGCATGGACGGCGAAGTCTCCAAGCAATTCCAGCGTATGCTTGCCAAGCAGGGCATCGATTTCAATCTCAGCGCCAAGGTCACAGGCGTCGAAAAGGGCGACAAGGGCGCCAAGGTCACTTTCGAGCCCGTCAAGGGCGGCGACAAGGTGACGCTCGACGCCGAAGTCGTGCTGATTGCCACCGGACGCAAGCCATATACGGCCGGCCTCGGCCTCGAAGAGGCCGGTGTTACGCTCGACAATCGCGGCCGTGTCGAGATCGACGGTCACTTCAAGACCAATATCGCCGGCATCTATGCGATCGGCGATGTGGTCAAGGGTCCGATGCTGGCGCACAAGGCGGAAGACGAGGGCGTGGCGCTTGCCGAAATCCTCGCCGGACAGCACGGCCATGTGAACTACGAGGTCATTCCGAGCGTCGTCTATACCCAGCCGGAAATCGCTTCCGTCGGCAAGACCGAGGAAGAGCTGAAGGCGGCAGGCGTCGCCTACAAGGTCGGCAAGTTCCCATTCACGGCGAACGGCCGCGCTCGCGCGATGCTGGCAACGGACGGCTTCGTCAAGATCCTTGCCGACAAGGAAACCGACCGGGTGCTCGGCGGCCATATCGTCGGCTTCGGCGCCGGCGAGATGATCCACGAGATCGCCGTACTGATGGAGTTCGGCGGTTCTTCGGAAGATCTCGGCCGTACCTGCCACGCGCATCCCACAATGTCGGAAGCGGTGAAAGAGGCTGCGCTCGCAACCTTCTTCAAGCCGATCCATATGTAA
- a CDS encoding tyrosine recombinase XerC, translating into MNELLVIADQRLMAERAAWLENLAHERRLSEHTLDAYERDTRQFLTFMTGHLAGPVTLGDIRELRSADFRAFLAARRKQGSGARSLGRNLAGLRSLLRHLEKKGLVNAAGAAAVRSPKQPKSLPKPLSDTQAITVVSDDAQLHDEPWIAARDAAVMTLLYGCGLRISEALDLTPTDLQKGATTLRITGKGNKTRLVPLLSVVFDAVEKYRTLCPYHLESGEPLFRGARGGKLQAAIIQRTMQKMRSAFGLPETATPHALRHSFATHLLAGGGDLRTIQELLGHASLSTTQVYTGVDASRLLEVYDRAHPRA; encoded by the coding sequence GTGAACGAACTGCTTGTTATCGCCGATCAGCGCCTGATGGCGGAGCGTGCCGCATGGCTTGAAAACCTCGCCCACGAGCGCCGTCTTTCCGAGCACACGCTCGACGCTTACGAGCGCGACACCCGCCAGTTTCTCACCTTTATGACCGGCCATCTCGCCGGCCCGGTGACGCTTGGCGATATCAGGGAGTTGCGCTCCGCCGATTTCCGCGCCTTCCTGGCGGCCCGGCGCAAGCAGGGCTCCGGCGCCCGCTCGCTCGGCCGCAATCTCGCCGGTCTTCGCTCGCTGCTGCGCCATCTCGAAAAGAAGGGCTTGGTCAACGCCGCCGGTGCTGCCGCGGTGCGCTCGCCGAAACAGCCGAAATCGCTGCCCAAGCCGCTGTCGGACACCCAGGCGATCACCGTCGTCAGCGACGACGCCCAGCTCCATGACGAACCCTGGATTGCGGCGCGCGATGCGGCTGTCATGACGCTGCTCTACGGCTGTGGCCTGCGCATCTCCGAGGCGCTGGATCTTACTCCCACCGACCTGCAGAAGGGCGCGACGACGCTGCGCATCACCGGCAAGGGCAACAAGACGCGGCTGGTGCCGCTGCTCTCTGTGGTTTTCGATGCGGTCGAGAAATATCGCACGCTCTGCCCCTACCATCTCGAAAGCGGCGAACCGTTGTTTCGCGGCGCCCGCGGCGGCAAGCTGCAGGCGGCGATCATCCAACGCACCATGCAGAAGATGCGCAGCGCCTTCGGTCTGCCGGAGACGGCGACACCGCATGCACTGCGCCATTCCTTCGCCACCCACCTGCTTGCCGGCGGCGGCGATCTGCGCACCATCCAGGAGTTGCTCGGCCATGCCAGCCTTTCCACAACACAGGTCTATACCGGCGTCGATGCATCGCGGCTGCTCGAGGTGTATGATCGGGCGCATCCGCGAGCGTAG
- a CDS encoding TraB/GumN family protein, translated as MTTSIGRRTSYLAVPANLLLWLIAAFHMLLLAALFGAFLTARPAAAEDVACTGRNLMVELRQNDPARYAEALKEADATPNGKGIFWKIEKPGLAPSWLLGSMHVTDPRVLALPPRAQAAHDAADTIIIESDEILDERKATAALLAKPELTMFTDGTTIDMLLSPEDYKRLETGLKQRGIPISAVSRMRPWMISSAVALPACEIARKAKGAQFLDQKIATDAIAQGKQVKGLETLAEQIQAMADLPVEFHLKSLIETLELGDKMSDVVETMTDLYLSGDIGMTMPMLKTVTPEEEGENSDYAAFEQRVILDRNKVMAERAAPILDSGNVFMAVGALHLPGKDGVIELLRQQGFTVTAVN; from the coding sequence ATGACGACATCAATCGGCCGCCGGACGTCTTACCTCGCAGTGCCGGCCAATCTGTTGCTCTGGCTGATCGCAGCCTTTCACATGCTGCTTCTTGCCGCCCTGTTTGGCGCCTTCCTGACGGCAAGGCCGGCAGCGGCCGAAGACGTCGCCTGCACCGGCCGCAATCTGATGGTCGAGCTGCGACAGAACGACCCTGCCCGCTACGCAGAGGCGCTGAAGGAAGCCGACGCCACGCCGAACGGCAAGGGTATCTTCTGGAAGATCGAGAAGCCGGGATTGGCACCGTCGTGGCTGCTCGGCAGCATGCATGTCACCGATCCGCGCGTGCTGGCCCTGCCGCCACGCGCCCAGGCAGCCCACGACGCCGCCGACACGATCATCATCGAATCCGACGAGATCCTCGATGAGCGGAAGGCGACCGCCGCCCTGCTCGCAAAGCCGGAACTGACGATGTTCACCGACGGCACGACGATCGACATGCTGCTTTCCCCCGAGGACTACAAACGTCTCGAAACCGGCCTCAAGCAGCGCGGTATCCCGATCAGCGCCGTTTCCCGGATGCGGCCCTGGATGATTTCGAGCGCCGTCGCCCTGCCGGCCTGCGAAATCGCCCGCAAGGCAAAAGGCGCGCAGTTCCTCGACCAGAAGATCGCCACCGATGCCATTGCCCAGGGCAAGCAGGTCAAGGGGCTGGAAACTCTTGCCGAGCAGATCCAGGCCATGGCCGATCTGCCGGTCGAATTCCATCTGAAATCGCTGATCGAGACGCTGGAACTCGGCGACAAGATGAGCGACGTCGTCGAGACGATGACCGACCTCTACCTCTCCGGTGATATCGGCATGACCATGCCGATGCTGAAAACCGTGACACCAGAGGAAGAAGGCGAAAACAGCGATTATGCCGCTTTCGAGCAGCGCGTCATCCTTGACCGCAACAAGGTGATGGCCGAGCGCGCAGCGCCCATCCTCGACAGCGGCAACGTCTTCATGGCCGTCGGCGCCCTGCACCTGCCCGGCAAGGACGGCGTCATCGAACTGCTGCGCCAGCAGGGCTTCACCGTGACAGCTGTAAATTAA
- a CDS encoding dihydrodipicolinate synthase family protein, producing MARLTEDAKGVYVIAVTPFTDDGALDLASIDSMVDFYEGAGVTGLTVLGQLGEAPKLTAEESRTVVERVLKRLDGRLPVVVGVSAPGLAPMSELAEAVMREGAAGVMVAPPWTVKTDDQAFAFYQSVGEALGDTPFVLQDYPLTTNVTIAPKVIERIVNEVPNCVMLKHEDWPGLSKISALRAASEKGAMRRISILCGNGGLFLPEEMGRGADGAMTGFCYPEMMVGVVEAYAAGNPDRAHAIFDAYLPLARYEQQQGIGLASRKYVLAKRGVIKSATLRKPGAKLSALDIADVERLLARQAIRLKEIGA from the coding sequence ATGGCCAGACTGACCGAGGATGCCAAGGGCGTCTATGTGATCGCCGTAACCCCCTTCACCGATGACGGCGCGCTCGATCTCGCCAGCATCGACAGCATGGTCGATTTCTATGAAGGCGCCGGCGTGACCGGCCTGACGGTGCTCGGCCAGCTTGGCGAGGCTCCGAAGCTGACCGCCGAAGAATCGCGAACCGTGGTCGAGCGCGTATTGAAGCGCCTCGACGGGCGGCTCCCGGTCGTTGTTGGCGTTTCGGCGCCAGGGCTTGCGCCGATGAGCGAGCTCGCCGAAGCCGTCATGCGTGAGGGTGCCGCCGGTGTCATGGTCGCGCCACCCTGGACCGTCAAGACCGACGATCAGGCTTTCGCCTTCTACCAGTCGGTCGGCGAGGCCCTGGGCGATACGCCCTTCGTGCTGCAGGATTATCCGCTCACCACCAATGTGACGATTGCGCCCAAGGTCATCGAGCGCATCGTCAACGAGGTGCCGAACTGCGTCATGCTCAAGCATGAGGATTGGCCGGGTCTTTCGAAAATCTCGGCACTTCGCGCCGCCAGCGAAAAGGGCGCCATGCGGCGTATCTCCATCCTCTGCGGCAATGGCGGGCTTTTCCTGCCCGAAGAAATGGGCCGCGGCGCCGATGGCGCCATGACCGGCTTTTGTTATCCCGAGATGATGGTTGGTGTCGTCGAGGCCTATGCCGCCGGAAATCCCGATCGCGCCCATGCGATCTTCGATGCCTATCTGCCGCTCGCCCGCTACGAACAGCAACAGGGCATCGGTCTTGCCTCGCGTAAATATGTGCTTGCCAAGCGCGGTGTGATCAAGTCCGCCACCCTGCGCAAGCCGGGCGCCAAGCTCTCGGCGCTTGATATTGCCGATGTCGAGCGGCTGCTGGCGCGCCAGGCCATCCGCCTCAAGGAGATCGGGGCGTAG
- a CDS encoding IlvD/Edd family dehydratase, translating into MSNGLRRKLTSYGDQGFSLFLRKAFIKAMGYSDDALRRPIVGIANTYSDFNPCHGNVPQLIEATKRGVMLTGAMPMVFPTISIHESFASPTSMYLRNLMAMETEEMIRAQPMDAVVLIGGCDKTLPAQIMAAASSEIPAIFLPTGPMAVGHHKGQRLGACTDCRRFWGRFRAGEIDEAEIAEVNNKLASSIGTCTVMGTASTMANLTEVMGLCLPRAGSAPAVESERVRLAEETGRVAARLAMDEAAPTVRDILTPQAIRNGLVALQAMGGSTNAVVHLAAITGRLGLRLDMAELDRLGRSIPLLVDLQPSGQHYMEQFHEAGGVPALLKAVRHEIDGSAPTVYGRTIGEIIDDVVDEPGQTIIRTVEKPLKPIGTIAVLYGNLAPRGAVIKQSAASKELLQHIGRAVVFDSVEDMTLRIDSDDLDVHADDVLVLRNAGPKGAPGMPEAGYLPIPRKLARQGVKDMVRISDARMSGTAFGTIILHIAPEAADGGPLAIVRTGDRIRLDVEGRRIDLDIDQAEFDRRMLDVVNRPSPAPARGYAKLYQERVLQADEGADFDFLQSEEFDAR; encoded by the coding sequence TTGTCGAACGGTCTTCGCCGCAAGCTGACGAGTTATGGCGATCAGGGATTCTCCCTTTTCCTGCGCAAAGCATTCATCAAGGCCATGGGTTATTCGGACGATGCGCTCCGCCGCCCGATCGTCGGCATCGCCAATACCTACAGTGATTTCAATCCCTGTCACGGCAATGTGCCGCAACTCATCGAGGCAACCAAGCGCGGCGTGATGCTGACGGGTGCGATGCCCATGGTGTTTCCGACGATCTCGATTCACGAGAGCTTTGCCTCGCCGACCTCGATGTATCTGCGCAATCTGATGGCGATGGAAACGGAAGAGATGATCCGCGCCCAGCCGATGGATGCCGTCGTCCTGATCGGCGGCTGCGACAAAACCCTGCCGGCCCAGATCATGGCCGCCGCGAGCAGCGAGATACCGGCGATCTTCCTGCCGACCGGGCCGATGGCCGTCGGCCACCACAAGGGCCAGCGGCTTGGCGCCTGCACGGATTGTCGCCGCTTCTGGGGACGCTTCCGCGCTGGAGAGATCGACGAGGCCGAGATCGCCGAGGTCAACAACAAGCTGGCCAGCTCGATCGGCACCTGCACGGTGATGGGCACGGCGAGCACCATGGCGAACCTGACTGAAGTCATGGGGCTCTGCCTTCCCCGCGCCGGTTCGGCGCCCGCGGTCGAATCCGAGCGTGTCCGCCTTGCCGAGGAGACGGGCCGTGTCGCGGCGCGCCTCGCCATGGATGAGGCCGCACCGACGGTGCGCGATATCCTGACGCCACAGGCAATCCGCAACGGCCTCGTCGCGCTTCAGGCGATGGGCGGCTCGACCAATGCCGTCGTTCATCTTGCCGCGATAACCGGCCGCCTCGGCCTGCGCCTCGACATGGCCGAACTCGACCGGCTGGGCCGAAGCATTCCCCTGCTCGTCGACCTGCAGCCCTCCGGCCAGCACTACATGGAGCAGTTCCACGAGGCGGGCGGCGTCCCGGCTCTGTTGAAGGCGGTGCGCCATGAAATTGACGGCAGCGCCCCGACGGTCTACGGCAGAACGATCGGCGAAATCATCGACGATGTCGTCGACGAACCGGGCCAGACCATCATCCGCACCGTCGAGAAACCGTTGAAGCCGATCGGAACGATCGCCGTCCTGTACGGCAATCTTGCGCCGCGCGGCGCCGTCATCAAACAATCGGCTGCCTCCAAGGAACTGCTCCAGCATATCGGACGCGCCGTGGTCTTCGATTCGGTCGAGGATATGACGCTGCGCATCGACAGCGACGATCTCGACGTCCATGCCGATGACGTTTTGGTTCTGCGCAATGCCGGACCAAAGGGTGCGCCCGGCATGCCGGAAGCCGGCTACCTACCCATCCCCCGCAAGCTCGCGCGGCAGGGCGTGAAGGACATGGTGCGGATTTCCGATGCCCGCATGAGCGGCACGGCCTTCGGCACCATCATCCTCCATATCGCGCCTGAAGCCGCCGATGGCGGCCCTCTGGCGATCGTCCGCACCGGCGATCGCATTCGCCTCGACGTCGAGGGCAGGCGCATCGACCTTGACATCGACCAGGCGGAATTCGATCGCCGCATGCTTGATGTCGTCAACCGGCCCTCCCCGGCCCCGGCGCGCGGCTATGCCAAGCTCTATCAGGAGCGCGTGCTCCAGGCTGACGAAGGCGCCGACTTCGACTTCCTGCAAAGCGAGGAGTTCGACGCGCGATGA
- a CDS encoding GNAT family N-acetyltransferase: MTINIRRLRDRLPQEIADLESEARQEGYLHITRLIDEWSTGDNRFQRDGERLLGAYVDDALAGIGSMTVETAMSGVLRMRRFYVRPATRGRGIGRILALALLDHARSFCTVVTVHAGNDGAAKFWESLGFQPHGRDGYTHLLALQRHSDDPAASDLRRCATPRSP, encoded by the coding sequence ATGACGATCAATATCCGCCGGCTCCGCGATCGATTGCCACAGGAGATCGCAGATCTCGAAAGCGAGGCCCGGCAAGAAGGCTATCTCCATATCACCCGTCTTATCGACGAATGGTCGACCGGCGACAACAGGTTCCAGCGTGACGGTGAAAGGCTGCTTGGAGCCTATGTCGACGACGCGCTCGCCGGCATCGGTAGCATGACCGTCGAAACGGCCATGTCCGGGGTGTTGCGGATGCGGCGTTTCTACGTTCGTCCTGCAACGCGCGGGCGCGGCATCGGCCGGATTCTTGCCCTGGCTCTGCTCGATCATGCGCGTTCCTTCTGCACTGTCGTCACCGTTCATGCGGGGAACGATGGTGCAGCGAAGTTCTGGGAGTCGCTCGGGTTTCAACCCCACGGACGAGATGGATATACGCATCTGCTCGCGCTGCAGCGCCATAGCGATGATCCAGCGGCTTCGGATTTGCGCCGGTGTGCTACGCCCCGATCTCCTTGA
- a CDS encoding cytochrome b, whose amino-acid sequence MQQPSIVTYSLSQRFLHWAVALLIFFNLLFPDGMNIWHRLMRRGQVPTPEQISSANIHAYVGIAILLLAVLRLGLRFTKGVPDEVVQEPAIFRLAARLAHAGLYILIFAMPLSGIAAYYFGIDPAGSFHADVLKIILWALIAAHIAGALVHQFYWKSNVLRRMTLG is encoded by the coding sequence ATGCAGCAGCCGTCCATCGTGACTTACAGCCTGAGCCAGCGTTTTCTTCACTGGGCCGTGGCGCTGCTGATCTTCTTCAATCTGCTGTTTCCCGACGGCATGAATATCTGGCATCGGCTGATGCGCAGAGGCCAGGTACCGACGCCGGAGCAGATTTCGTCGGCGAATATCCATGCCTATGTCGGCATCGCCATCCTGCTGCTTGCCGTCCTCAGGCTCGGGCTGCGTTTTACCAAGGGCGTTCCGGACGAGGTCGTGCAGGAGCCGGCGATCTTCCGCCTTGCAGCGAGGCTTGCCCATGCCGGCCTCTACATCCTGATCTTCGCGATGCCGCTTTCGGGCATCGCCGCCTACTATTTCGGTATCGATCCCGCCGGTTCGTTCCACGCGGATGTCCTGAAGATCATTCTCTGGGCGCTGATCGCGGCGCATATCGCCGGCGCCCTCGTCCATCAGTTCTATTGGAAAAGCAATGTTCTGCGCCGCATGACGCTCGGCTGA
- a CDS encoding SDR family oxidoreductase — translation MSDTPVVLITGGSRGIGAAASRLAARQGWRVAVNYAANRQAADAVVAAIVEDGGEAVAIQGDVGKAADIVSMFTAVDRHFGRLDGLVNNAGIVDYPQRIDEMSAERIERMLRVNVTGSILCAAEAIRRMSSRHGGQGGAIVNISSMAAVLGSATQYVDYAASKAAIDTFTVGLAREVAAEGIRVNAIRPGVIETDLHASGGLPDRPRELAPSIPMQRAGTPEEVADAILYLLSPSASYITGAILNVSGGR, via the coding sequence ATGAGCGATACACCTGTTGTTCTCATTACCGGCGGAAGCCGGGGTATCGGCGCTGCGGCTTCACGGCTTGCCGCGCGCCAGGGCTGGCGTGTCGCGGTGAACTACGCCGCCAACCGTCAAGCTGCGGATGCCGTCGTGGCTGCGATTGTCGAGGATGGCGGCGAGGCCGTGGCGATCCAGGGCGATGTCGGCAAGGCTGCGGATATCGTCTCGATGTTTACGGCAGTCGACCGGCATTTCGGCCGGCTCGACGGGCTCGTCAACAATGCCGGCATCGTCGATTATCCCCAGCGCATCGACGAGATGTCGGCGGAGCGGATCGAGCGCATGCTACGCGTCAATGTGACAGGCTCGATACTCTGCGCCGCAGAGGCCATACGCCGCATGTCGAGCCGGCATGGCGGGCAGGGAGGAGCGATCGTCAACATCTCGTCGATGGCGGCGGTCCTCGGTTCGGCGACGCAGTATGTCGATTATGCCGCCTCGAAGGCGGCGATCGACACCTTCACCGTCGGGCTGGCGCGCGAGGTCGCAGCCGAGGGTATCCGCGTGAATGCGATAAGGCCCGGCGTCATCGAAACCGACCTTCATGCCTCCGGCGGCCTGCCGGATCGGCCGCGGGAACTGGCGCCGTCGATCCCGATGCAGCGCGCGGGCACGCCCGAGGAGGTGGCGGATGCGATCCTCTATCTTCTGTCACCTTCGGCCTCCTATATAACCGGCGCGATCCTCAATGTGAGCGGCGGCCGCTAG